One stretch of Pomacea canaliculata isolate SZHN2017 linkage group LG1, ASM307304v1, whole genome shotgun sequence DNA includes these proteins:
- the LOC112561130 gene encoding LOW QUALITY PROTEIN: electrogenic sodium bicarbonate cotransporter 1-like (The sequence of the model RefSeq protein was modified relative to this genomic sequence to represent the inferred CDS: inserted 2 bases in 2 codons; deleted 1 base in 1 codon), translating into MYSSSSSVYQRHEVTTGTRSPDTGVTVSSGGHSALERSYRDNTRAALDHHHGLTTPNGGGERQRPAPRHGLAPRLQRGGDRRQRGQPSRHLHPPATTQATSTTSPGQQSLPQAPGRETELCGDAVNPDPVSTFVPPASLSPSEQIQILLGEGDDRDQAPKVFCQMDALEKPTESYQWKETARWVKYEEDVEEGGERWSKPHVASLXLHSLFELRSGLTAGACMLDMDAQNIFQFADLLLDHMINKKLLEEGLRAEVRSAIVAQHSFQHAKRRRQSTPDGDGAAMFRRLSMKRTLSEIGRSLSVKRDSHGSMARMRNPNSQPNLEMMNGDLVESPSSTRLNQQFMRKIPEGSEAANILIGEMENLRYQVVAFVRLCDARHLGTXTEVPVPSRFLFLLLGPKGSHSKNLEIGRSMSTIMVDEVFREVAYRARSRQDILAGVDEFLDQVTALPPGEWDPKIRIEPPQSVPSQDQRKAPPPAAGEEKEEEEEESHCDPTLQRTGRLFGGLVSDIKRKLPWYPSDFKDGLHIQCVASVIFLYLATLTPNVTFGGLLGQATDQYMGTMECIFTASVVGVLFALFAGQPLNILGSTGPMLVLEMILYNFCKENHLDFLPFRAWIGIWTTIFMLLIVAFDLSALVRYITRFTEESFASLIAIIFIAEAFKKLFGILDEAPINTNPGAPLDYDCSCYPPNTTFNDGNITFPNLTDTVTTVTSLLLGDNSTSGEMFNVTDVNTTDLGVNWTSLTKAMCKVKGGVLHGTGCDTPEYKADVFFLSLILFCGTYIIASSLSDAKTSSFFPSVVRQTMSDFSVLIAILLMVGTDAIIGIETPKLTVPVEFKPTRNDRGWLLTPWSDKNPWWLILAATIPAVLAVILVFMDQQITAVIVNRKENKLVKGSGYHLDMFVLAICILICSLMGLPWYVAATVSALAHIMSLKKESECTAPGERPTFLGVRENRLTALLVGLLSGLSVLFTSVLKFIPMAVLYGVFLYMGVAALKGMQFIDRVLLIFKPAKYQPDYIYLRHVPIKRVHIFTAIQVCCLAVLWVIKSVKSVSIIFPIMVLGTCFVRKAMDYIFTQRELKWLDDIMPDAAKKEKEDKMKLQGLDDEEKENASLLGEEYDRLMEIKVQHERMGEKYGQRVTRRASLDTDRVNISEEMTRTGIWMQLRNNKPELEESNRHHRKRRSEKNNIANANDKAAAFYLQDDEDHDPKA; encoded by the exons ATGTATAGCAGTAGCAGCAGTGTCTACCAGAGACATGAGGTCACAACTGGTACCCGTTCTCCTGATACGGGTGTTACTGTTAGCAGCGGTG GACACAGTGCTCTAGAGCGCAGTTACCGTGACAACACACGTGCGGCGCTAGACCACCACCATGGACTCACTACACCCAACGGCGGCGGAGAACGGCAGCGTCCCGCTCCGCGACATGGGCTCGCGCCGAGACTTCAACGAGGAGGAGATCGACGTCAGCG CGGACAGCCATCGCGCCACCTACATCCACCTGCGACTACCCAAGCGACCTCGACGACCTCACCGGGGCAGCAGTCACTCCCGCAAGCGCCAGGCCGAGAAACCGAGCTCTGTGGTGATGCCGTGAATCCAG ATCCAGTCTCAACATTTGTTCCACCAG CCAGTCTTTCGCCGAGTGAGCAGATACAGATCCTGCTGGGAGAAGGCGATGACAGGGATCAGGCCCCGAAGGTCTTCTGTCAGATGGACGCCTTGGAGAAGCCCACAGAGTCCTACCAGTGGAAGGAAACCGCTAG GTGGGTCAAGTACGAGGAGGATGTGGAGGAGGGAGGCGAGCGCTGGTCCAAGCCGCACGTGGCCTCTC TCCTACATTCCCTCTTCGAGCTGCGGTCTGGACTGACGGCCGGCGCGTGCATGCTGGACATGGATGCCCAGAACATCTTCCAGTTCGCTGACCTGCTGCTGGATCACATGATCAACAAGAAGTTGCTGGAGGAGGGCCTGCGGGCGGAAGTGCGATCCGCTATCGTTGCCCAGCATTCCTTTCAGCATGCCAAGCGCCGACGACAGTCCACACCGGACGGAGATGGCGCCGCCATGTTCCGCCGTCTGTCCATGAAGCGGACTCTGTCGGAGATCGGCCGGTCACTGTCTGTGAAGAGAG ACTCCCACGGCTCCATGGCACGCATGCGCAATCCAAACAGTCAGCCCAACCTGGAGATGATGAACGGAGACCTGGTGGAGTCTCCTTCTTCCACCAGG ctGAACCAGCAGTTCATGCGGAAGATTCCAGAAGGTTCTGAGGCGGCCAACATCCTGATTGGTGAGATGGAGAATCTCAGGTACCAGGTGGTGGCCTTCGTGAGGCTGTGTGATGCTCGCCATCTCGGGA TCACGGAAGTCCCGGTTCCCTCACGTTTCCTCTTCCTGCTGCTCGGACCCAAGGGAAGTCACTCCAAGAACCTGGAGATCGGCAGGTCCATGTCGACCATCATGGTCGATGAG GTGTTCCGGGAGGTGGCATACAGGGCGCGAAGCAGACAGGACATCCTGGCAGGAGTGGATGAGTTCTTGGATCAGGTGACGGCCCTCCCACCTGGAGAGTGGGACCCCAAGATTAGAATCGAACCGCCACAAAGTGTCCCGTCACAG gaCCAAAGGAAAGCTCCTCCGCCTGCGGCAggggaggaaaaggaggaggaggaagaggaatcTCACTGTGATCCCACGCTACAGCGCACGGGCAG GTTGTTCGGTGGTCTGGTGTCGGACATCAAGCGGAAGCTGCCTTGGTACCCCAGCGACTTCAAGGATGGTCTGCACATCCAGTGTGTGGCCTCTGTTATCTTCTTGTACCTGGCCACCCTCACACCCAACGTCACCTTTGGGGGACTGCTTGGCCAGGCCACGGACCAGTACATG GGGACCATGGAGTGCATTTTTACGGCCTCGGTGGTCGGGGTGCTGTTTGCTCTCTTCGCTGGCCAGCCTCTCAACATCCTGGGCAGCACGGGCCCCATGCTGGTGTTGGAGATGATTCTCTACAATTTCTGCAA GGAGAACCATCTGGACTTTTTGCCGTTTAGAGCCTGGATCGGCATCTGGACGACAATTTTCATGCTGCTGATCGTGGCCTTTGACCTGTCGGCCCTCGTGCGTTACATCACGCGCTTCACCGAGGAGTCGTTTGCTTCCCTCATCGCCATCATCTTCATCGCCGAAGCCTTTAAGAAGCTTTTCGGGATCCTGGACGAGGCGCCGATCAACACGAACCCTGGA GCGCCGCTCGACTACGACTGTTCCTGCTACCCGCCCAACACCACCTTCAATGACGGTAACATCACCTTCCCCAACCTGACCGACACAGTgacaaccgtgacgtcactgctgcTAGGCGACAACAGCACGAGCGGCGAGATGTTCAACGTCACCGACGTCAACACCACTGACCTGGGCGTCAACTGGACGTCGCTGACCAAGGCCATGTGCAAGGTGAAGGGCGGCGTGCTGCACGGGACTGGCTGCGACACACCCGAGTACAAAGCCGACgtcttcttcctctccctcatcCTCTTCTGTGGCACCTACATCATCGCCAGCTCGCTGTCCGACGCCAAGACCAGctccttctttccttcagtC GTGCGTCAGACGATGAGCGACTTCTCGGTGTTGATCGCCATCTTGCTGATGGTGGGCACCGACGCCATCATCGGAATCGAAACGCCAAAGTTGACAGTGCCAGTGGAGTTTAAG CCTACACGCAATGACCGGGGCTGG TTGTTAACCCCTTGGAGTGACAAGAACCCTTGGTGGCTGATCCTGGCAGCGACAATCCCAGCAGTGCTGGCCGTCATCCTCGTCTTCATGGACCAGCAGATCACCGCTGTCATCGTCAACAGGAAGGAGAACAAGCTGGTG AAAGGTAGCGGCTATCACCTGGACATGTTCGTGCTGGCCATCTGCATCCTCATCTGCTCGTTGATGGGCCTCCCGTGGTACGTGGCGGCCACGGTGTCCGCGCTGGCTCACATCATGAGTCTTAAGAAGGAGTCCGAGTGCACTGCCCCCGGCGAGCGACCAACTTTTCTTGGTGTCCG GGAAAACAGACTGACCGCTCTGCTGGTGGGTCTGCTAAGCGGATTGTCCGTGCTGTTCACCTCAGTTCTTAAG TTTATCCCTATGGCTGTCCTGTACGGTGTGTTTCTCTACATGGGTGTCGCTGCCCTCAAAGGCATGCAG TTCATCGACCGTGTCCTCCTCATCTTCAAACCGGCCAAGTACCAGCCGGACTATATTTACCTGCGTCACGTGCCCATCAAGCGCGTGCATATTTTCACTGCCATCCAGGTGTGCTGCCTGGCCGTGCTCTGGGTCATCAAATCGGTCAAGTCCGTCTCAATTATTTTCCCCATCATG GTACTGGGCACGTGTTTTGTGCGCAAGGCCATGGACTACATCTTCACCCAGCGCGAGCTCAAATGGCTTGATGACATCATGCCGGATGCAGccaagaaagagaaggaggacaAGATGAAACTACAGGGCCTGGATGACGAAGAGAAAGAG AATGCGAGTCTGCTGGGTGAGGAGTATGACCGGCTGATGGAGATCAAAGTGCAGCACGAGCGTATGGGCGAGAAGTACGGACAGCGCGTGACGCGTCGCGCCTCCCTCGACACCGACCGCGTCAACATCAGCGAGGAGATGACTCGCACCGGCATCTGGATGCAGCTTCGCAACAACAAGCCTGAGTTGGAGGAGAGTAACAG ACATCACCGAAAGAGACGAAGTGAGAAAAACAACATCGCCAACGCAAACGATAAGGCTGCCGCCTTTTATTTACAAGACGACGAAGACCACGATCCAAAAGCATAA